The genomic stretch TGTGAACTATAGCTCAGCTGATTGAGGAGTGCTATTTTTGGGGTTGCTGAATCTTTGAATGAATATTCGTAGAGTGGGCATCCTGCCCGCCCCACAATCTAATGAAACGGGCAAGATGCCCATTCCACGGCAAGATGCCCATTCCACGGCAAGATGCCCATTCCACGGCAAGATGCCCATTCCACGGCAAGGTGCCCATTCCACGGCAAGATGCCCATTCCACGGCAAGATGCCTATTCCACGGCAAGATGCCCATTCCACGGCAAGATGCCCATTCCACGGCAAGATGCCCATTCTACGGCAAGATGCCTATTCCACAGGTGCGACCCAAGGCCGCGAGGGATTGCTCGCGGCCTTGGAGGCGCGCACCTACTCTTAAAATCATTCCTTAGTTCAGCAACGCCAAAAATAGGGGGTTGCTGAACTAAGGAATAATATCAAGTCTAGTTGGGTCAGTGACCACTTAGCACTTACCACTTAGTACTTACCACTTAGCACTTACCAGTTATCCTCAATCATTCCATAATTTAGCAACGCCCTATTTTTAGCTTTTGTGAAGTCTACCACTTCAGCAGATTAAATTGTTCCATATCCACCGTATCCCGATTACGATATATCGACAGCACAATAGCTAAACCCACCGCCGCTTCTGCAGCTGCTACGGTAATTACAAACACGGTAAACACTTGACCCTTAATCCCTGCTGAGTCTAGAAAATTAGAGAACCCCATTAAATTAAGGTTCACCGCATTCAGCATTAGCTCAATGGACATCAGCACTCGCACGGCATTGCGGCTAGTCACTAGACCATAAATACCGATGCAAAACAAAGCAGCAGCAAGCAGTAAAAAGTATTGGAGTTGAAGTTCCATAAATTATGATGTTTTATGTAGGTAATAGTCGTTTTTCAATGGGTAATGGTTGGTTGTTGACCATTGATTTATCGTTAACAGTCAACTTCAACCTTGGCCAAAAGGCCAGGCTACGCGAACAACCTTCAACAAAAAAAAACTAACCTTTTGTCTTATTTAGAATCACCTGGGACAGAAGCAAGCTCCCGAGGACGCTCAGGCAAGGTCAAAGCTGTAGCAATTTCCTGATCTCTCGAAACCAATTCCTCAGGAATATAATCCCGACGAGCTATGATAATTGCCCCTACCATTGCCATTAACAAAAGTACAGAAGCTAGCTCAAACGGCAACAAAAAGTCACTGAAAAAATGCTTACCAATCTCCACTGCAGTATTAGTAACAACCATAGCTGGATCAGTTTCAACTGACCATGGCGTTGCCAAAACCATTGTACTCAGAAGCGCAAACAAACCAATACAGACTATAGCAGTTGACCCAGTGCGCACCCACCGCTTAGTCATAGGTTTAAAATCCTCTCGCTTATTCACCAACATGATGGCAAATAAAATTAGAACATTGACCGCCCCAACATAGATTAATATCTGTGCTGCTGCTACAAAGTCAGCATTTAGCAGAATATACAATCCAGAAATACCGATGAAAACACCAGCCAGTAAAAACGCTGAGTATACAATATTGGAAAGAAGGACAACCCCTAAAGCCGCCCCAATCATGATCACCGATAGTATGGCAACGGAAATTAACTGAACCCCTTCCGCTAGATTCATGCTTAACTTATCTCCTCGTGATGTATTTTTGGCTAATCGTTATTAGTGATAAGTCATTGGTCACAGTCAACAGTCACTAGTTAACCTTCAATAGTTAACAGTTAGTATTAACTATTTGATAGTTAACCTTCAACCTTGGCCAAAAGGCCACGCAATCGCGTTCAACCGTTAACTTTCAACCTTGGCCAAAAGGCCACGCAATCGCGTTCAACCGTTAACTTTCAACCTTGGCCAAAAGGCCACGCAATCGCGTTCAACCGTTAACTTTCAACCTTGGCCAAAAGGCCACGCAATCGCGTTCAACCTTGAACCTTGAAAAGACCAATGACTAAGAACTAACTCTTAACGTCTTCTTCCTTTGATTCCATTTGCTTAAGAATTTCCTCTGGACGCATACCAGCCCGTTGAGAACCTGCTGGCAAATCATGAGGATCCATAACCCCCTTCGGTAGATAAGCCAATTCCCGTAGAGGAGTTACCATCGGGTCTTGGGTAACTTTATAGGGGAGGCGTCCCAGGGCTACATTATCATAGTTCAACTCATGACGGTCGTAGGTAGAAATTTCATACTCTTCTGTTGCTGATAGACAGTTAGTGGGGCAGTATTCAATGCAGTTAGCACAGAAAATACAAACTCCGAAATCTATACTGTAGTGCTTGAGATTTTTCTTCTTAGTAGCTTTATCAAACTCGTAATCTACCACTGGCAAGTTAATCGGACAAACCCGCACACAGACTTCGCAGGCAATACACTTATCAAATTCAAAATGAATCCGACCGCGATAGCGCTCAGAGGGGATTAGTTTTTCGTAAGGGTATTGTACTGTAATTGGACGCCGTTGCATGTGATCAAAAGTAACCGATATCCCTTGACCAATGTAGCGAGCAGCTTGCACAGTTTCTTTAGCGTAGTCGCCAACCTGTTTGAGGAACTTCAGCATAATAGTTTAGTGTCTCTATCTTGATTATAGTCCTGAGCTCTGAGTCCTGAGTTTTGTCTTTTTTTCCAATGATATCCTGTCCATTTTACTACTTATTAGTAGGTAATTAAACAATTAAGTTATACTTAATTGTTACTTGTTGATTTTTACTAAAAAAGTAGCAATTAAACGGACTTGATATAACTAATAACTAACCACCAAAGGCAATTGGAAATGCCAATTTAAGAGCAGCAGTTAATAGAAGATTTACCAAAGCTACTGGTAGTAGAAACTTCCAGCCTAAGTTAAGCAATTGGTCAATCCGAACCCGAGGCAGTGTCCAGCGTAACAGAATAGCTGTAAAGATCAGGAAGTAAGCTTTGAGCAGGGTCATGGTAATCCCTAAAGAGGCAGTAATCACCTGCAACCAGGAACTGGTTTCACTCACCCCTAGCCAGCCCGCAAGCTTATCCAGAGGAATGGGGAATTCCCACCCACCCAGATAGAGCACTGCTACTAGCAAGGCTGACAACACGAGATTGACGTAGGAACCGACATAGAACAAACCAAATTTCATCCCGGCGTATTCTGTCTGATACCCAGCTACCAGTTCTTCTTCTGCTTCGGGTAAGTCAAAGGGGAGTCGCTCGCATTCTGCCAAGGCCGAAATCCAAAAAATTAGGAAACCCACTGGTTGACGCCAGACATTCCAACCCAGAATGCCGTATCCCGATTGCTGATCAACGATGTCAATGGTGCTGAGGCTGTTGGACATCATGACAACAGCTAGCACTGCTAATGCTAGAGGAATTTCGTAACTGATAGACTGAGCTGCAGCTCTTAAGCCTCCGAGTAATGAATACTTATTATTAGAGGCGTAGCCAGACATTAACAAACCAATCGGCTGAATGCTCGACAGGGCAATCCACAGGAATATGCCTGTGCCGACATTGGTAATTACCAAGTTCTGTCCAAACGGTACAATCAGATAGGAGATAAATACCGGTAGAACCACCAGGATTGGTCCGAGGGTGAATAATAAAGAGTCAGATTTGGCTGGAATAACATCTTCTTTGAAGACGAGTTTGATTCCATCTGCTACAGGCTGGAGTACCCCTAGAGGACCAGCGTATTCTGGACCAATGCGCTGTTGAGCAGCAGCAGAAATTTTTCGTTCTAACCAAACCACTACCAAAACCCCTACGGTGGCAACGGTAATCATCAGAAATAGGGGTAATGGCATCCAAATGGCTTTGGCTGCACCAGCGGGGATGCCTAGATCACTCAGCGATTGAATAAAACGGCTTTGGAGGTCAATTCCTTGATTCATGTTTTCCGATAAACGTTATGATTGAGACCATCGATACCGCTGGTATCAGTGGCTAGAAGTTTCTTTATTAAGATTTTTTGAGAACTTCAGTGTCTAGTATATACTTGACAGCTTAATTTCTCCCGATTGGCCGTGAGCCACGCTACGCGAACACCCGATCACTCCTTGTCTATCCTAGACGTAAAGCATTGCTAGGATAGCTATATCGCTATTGTTTTTATATATAGGGTTCATCAGTAATTGGATGGGAGTGCGATCGCGTTGTGTAGATCGCGTTGTATAGATCGCGTTGTATAGATCTCGCTTTATAGATCGCCCTGTGTAGATCGCGCTTTATAGGGTTTGTATCTGGGTTGTAAACACACGAATTGCCCAAAAAGGCATGTATGCAAGAGGAACCCACCCCTAACCCCTCCCAGGAGGGGAAGGCAAGAGGGGACAGAGATTCTCAGTTTTATTCTCCAAGAAAAAAAGACCATACAGGTTTACATCTCAAATACAAACGCCATATAGATCAAGGTGAAAGGATTGATGACCCACGATTAAGTTGGAGGTATTTTTAACCTAGGATTTAGGCTTCTTATTGTCCTTGACTATACTAAAAGCGATTGGCCGTAGGCTACGCTAAGGGATTGACCGTTCGCGCAGCGTCGGGCAAAGCCCGAAAGGTCAAGCTACGCGATGCTCGGTACGAGCCGCTACGCGAACGCATTTCTACTTCACACTTCTAATTCACAAACTTAAAGCTAAACTTTCAAGTAGATCGACCCATCTTTGACCCCAATGAGCCTGTGCATAAATCCTGAGTGTCCTCAGCCTGGTAACCCTGATACGAACCTATTCTGCTCAAGCTGCGGTTCTGAGTTATTGCTGGCGGGACGTTATCGGGTCAGCCGGTTACTCGGAGAAGGTGGCTTTGGACGAATCTATGAGGTGACTCACAAGGGAATTGCCAAGGTTCTCAAAATTTTGATTAACGATGAACCGAAAGCTGTGGAACTTTTTGAGCAAGAAGCGAGAGTTCTGACTCAGCTCAATCACCCAGGTATTCCTAAAGGAGAGGAAAATTTCACCTTCTTTCCCAGAAACCACCAAACCCCCCTATACTGTTTGGTCATGGAAAAAATCTCTGGGCTGAATTTAGAGGAGTATCAGGAAAAGCGAGGAAATCGCCCCATTGATGAAAAATTAGCCTTGGATTGGTTATTTCAAATCGTTGATATTCTCCAAGCAGTTCATCAGGAAAACTTTTTCCATCGCGATATCAAACCTTCCAATATTATTTTGCGTCCAGATGGACAATTAGTATTAATTGATTTTGGCACAGCCCGCCAAGTTACCGACACTTATATGTTCAAACAATCTGCTGGGAATGTTACCAGTATGATTTCCCCTGGGTATACTCCCCTAGAACAAATCCATGGTCAAGCGGTACCCCAGTCGGATTTCTACGCTCTAGGACGGACATTTGTTTATTTGCTGACAGGGCAAGAACCCTCAGATTTGTATGATGCTGGTAATGATATCTTGATGTGGCGACCCCATGCACCACACATTTCTTCAGAGTTAGGGGATTTTCTTGATAGTTTGATGCTGCGAGTTTATCAACGTCCTAAAAATACTCAGGTTCTTTGGGAAAAGTTAGAAGCAATCAACTCAGAACTTAATCCTCCACGGCGATCCCAGAAACCAGATGATTCTACTGTTAATAGACCACAATCAAGTCAAGCGGGGGGATTTGGCAGTTTAGGAATCGCTGTAGCTGGATTTTTTAACCAATTCCAAAACTCCGACCCCTCACCAGTCGAGGGAGTGACCCTAAACTCTTTTGACTTCGATGTGGTAACTCTAGATAAGTACGGTGAAATTAAAAAGCGCCGCCGTCACCAAGCCAAATATTTGACAGAAGACTTAGGCAATGGTGTAGGGCTAGATATGGTGTACATCCCTGGGGGAAGATTCCTCATGGGTTCACCAGAAACTGAGAAGGGACATAGCGACGATGAAAGTCCACAGCATTGGGTCAGAGTCTCTCCCTTCTTCATGGGAAAGTTTGCGGTTACCCAGGCCCAGTGGCGGGCTGTAGCAACCTTATTCCAAGTCTATCCTTCCCTAAACCCCCAGCCCTCTAAGTTCAAAGGCGATACTCTGCCAGTGGAAAAGGTATCTTGGTATGAGGCGATGAAATTTTGTGCTATACTATCTAGGCTGACTGGACGAAACTATCGGCTTCCGAGTGAGGCAGAATGGGAATATGCCTGTCGCGCTGGTACCAGTACGCCATTCAACTTCGGTGAAACCATTACCACCGATGTGGCAAATTACGATGGCAGCTGTACATACAGCTCTGAGCCAAAAGGGGTATATCGAGAACAAACTACTCGTGTAGGGAGCTTTGGTGTAGCCAATTCCTTTGGTTTGTATGACATGCATGGGAATGTTTGGGAGTGGTGTGCTGACCATTGGTACCCAAACTACCTAAGCTCTCCCGTTGATGGTAGTGCTTGGCTAAGTAGTATCAATGAGTATGATCATCATTCCCGGCTTCTGCGCGGTGGTTCCTGGGATATCATTCCTGGGATATGCCGCTCGGCTTGCCGCTTCAGCTATATCCCGGCAGACAATACCGAAGTCAACATTGGTTTTCGGGTGGTGTGTGATGTTAGTATGCCTTAATGGGTTGACCATGGTTAATAGCCGTTGAGGGAGTGTTGCTGGTCTCCTGTTGCTGGTCTCAATGGGAGCAAGAACTTACGAATGCGTTCGCGTAGCGTAGCCCTTCGGGCTAATCGCATCAATAAACATCAATAAAACCCATACAACTCAGCCTTCATCCTTCAAAACCCGATAACCAATATCCCGACGGTAATACATCCCCTCAAACTGGATACAATCGATAGCGCTATAAGCAACTGATAAAGCTTGCGCTATTGTTTCACCAGTTCCGGTAACCCCCAAAACCCGACCACCACTGGTAACTAGCTCCTCCTGTTTCAGGGTAGTACCAGCACTGCAAACTATTGCTCCGTGTTGCTCAGCTTGTTGGATACCAGTAATTACCTTACCCTTTTCGTAAGCTCCCGGATACCCCTTCGAGGCAGCAATCACACAAGCCGCAGCCCCTTGTTTCCAAGTAATAGTTGGTAATTCCGCCAGTCGCTGTTGGGTACAAGCCAGAAGCACCTGATCTAGGGGAGTTTCTAGCAAGGGTAGGATAGCTTGAGTTTCTGGATCCCCAAAGCGACAATTAAATTCCAGAACCGTTGGGTTTCCTTCTGGAGTAATCATCAATCCTGCATAGAGAACCCCCCGATAATCAATTCCCCTGACCTTTAAAGCCTCAAGGGTAGGATTAAGAATTTCCTTCTCAATCCGTGTGCTTAGCTCTGGGGTAACAATCGGTGCAGGAGCATAAGCTCCCATCCCTCCGGTATTCGGACCGGTATCCCCTTCGCCAATTCGCTTATGGTCTTGAGCTGGTACTAAGGGACGAACCGTTAAGCCATCCGTAACAGCCAAAACCGAAACTTCTTGACCGGTGACACACTCTTCAATCACCACCGTCTCAAACCCATTCTCAAAGAGTGACTCCACAGCCGTTTCGGCTTCGTCTATCGTAGCCGCAACAGTTACTCCCTTACCGGCTGCTAAGCCATCGGCTTTAACCACAATTGGTGCTACCTGGGTTTTGACATAAGCCAATGCTGGTTCTGGTTCCGTAAACACAGCAAAACTTGGGGTAGGAACACCAGCAGACTGCATCAAATCCTTTGCCCAAGACTTACTCGACTCAATTTGTGCTCCCTCCTGGGTGGGACCAAACACAGGGATATCTTTACTTTGGAGATAGTCTGTAATACCTAAAGACAGTGGGAGTTCTGGACCTACCACCACTAGAGATATATCGTTAACCAGAGCAAACTCAGCAATTGCTTCAAAATCTTGAACGTTTAATAAAAGATTTTGGCAACCTCTTAGTGTAGCGGTGCCACCATTACCAGGAACACATATCACCTGCTGAATACTTTGAGATTGCAGTAGTTTCCAGGCAAGGGCGTACTCCCTTCCCCCATTGCCAATTACCAAAATCTTCACGTTTTTTATACACTCTGTGCTGAATAGTCTATTTTATTCTATGACCTTACCAAATTATTGAAGCCATTTTTACCAAAAAAAAATTACTCACAATTTAAGATAGTGTGCCAGACTAGATTTAATATACATTCACAAATAAACTAGTCTGACCAACGCTTAACCAATAGTTTGAAATCTTAAATTTTATGGCTATTAATATCGTTACGGGTGCTGCGGGTTTTGTCGGTTCTCACCTAGTAGAAACCCTTTTGAATCAAGGTGATCGAGTGATTGGTATTGATCAATTTAACGATTATTACGATCCCAAGCTAAAACGCCGGAATATTCAAAATTTTAAAGAGCATCCCGCTTTTGAGTTAATCGAAAGTGATATTCAGACCTTGGATTGGCGTCCGCTCCTAACCGATGTAGAGGTAGTCTATCATCAAGCAGCACAAGCTGGAGTTCGTGCCAGTTGGGGGGATGGTTTTCGGGATTATACCGAGCGCAATATTAATGCTACGCAAATCATACTCGAAGCCGCCAAAGATGCCAAGCATCTGACCCGATTAGTCTATGCTTCCAGCTCATCAGTTTATGGTAATGCGGAAGCCCTACCGACATCTGAAACCATTCTTCCCCAACCGGTTTCCCCCTATGGGGTAACCAAGCTAGCTGCAGAACACCTATGCTTACTGTATTACCATAATTTTGGTGTACCTGTTACTGCCTTACGCTATTTCACCGTATACGGACCGAGGCAGCGCCCAGACATGGCATTTCACAAATTCCTAAAAGCCATTCTCACGGATGAACCCATTAGCATATATGGTGACGGAAAGCAAACCCGAGACTTCACCTTTATCAAAGACATCATAGCCGCGAATCTCGCTGCAGGTACCACACCAGCTGCTGTTGGGGAAGTCTTTAACGTTGGTGGTGGTAGCCGAGTGGTGCTAGCGGATGTTCTCGACACGATTGAAGAAATTGTTGGACATCCCATTAAGAAAAACTACATCGAAAAAGCCAAAGGAGACGCACGTCACACTGCAGCAGACATTACCAAGGCCAAAACCCTGCTCAGTTATCAACCTCAAGTATCCCTATCCGAAGGCTTAGCCCAAGAATGGGAATGGATACAGAATTTGTACGCTTGTGTATAGGGCAAGGCAAAAGGCAAAAGGCAAAAGGCAAAAGGCAAAAGGCAAAAGGCAAAAGGCAAAAGGCAAAAGTTGACTAAAACAGCTTTTGCTGCTTGTATCAATGTCAAACACCTTAATGCGTAGTGCTGTATAGAACTTATCTAAAGCTCAACCCCAGCTATGTGAAAGGCTTGTCTAATTGCGCCAGCTAATTCCGATTGGTACTGTTGCATGTAAAATTCAGATGCTTGACGATAGGCGGACAACAGGGGACGAAAATTCTCAACCTGACCATCTACAGTTCTGATTTTCTGTAAAACCCAACCTAAGTTGTGGTAAGCCTCAGCATAGTCTGGTTTTAACTGAACGGCTTTTTCCAGATGGGAGCGTGCTTGTGCCCATTGTCCCACTTTTCCTAATAAAGTGCCTAGACGGAATAAAGCAAAGGCATCAGATGGAAATTTCTGAATGTAGGCTTGATAGGTTTGGATAGCACCCTGATAATTCTGCAAGTGTTCCTGAGTGATTCCTTGATTCAGGGATACCCAGCTAGGAACGTCTGCTTTCTGGCTGGCTTGCTCAAAATTGGCCAGGGCCTCAGGCCACAACCCTTGCACAGCTTGCTTCCAACCTTTCAATCCCCAAGCAACTGCACTATCGGGGACTTGAGTGGTAAACTCTATAATCCGGCGCTCCACATCCCTAGACTGTCTAGTAACAACAGCCTTTTCCAAAGCAATGATTAAATAGGGATATATCCATTGTTGTAGTTGTTGGGATTCCCTAGACTGAGCCTGTTTTGACTTGAACAGTGCCTGGGTAGCAGTACGAATTGCTCGTTTCCATTGCTGTTGATTGACATTAATCCACGCTTGTAACCCTAGGGCAAAGGTACAGTTACTATCAATTTGTAGTGCTTTGGAAACAGCAGATTCTGCCTGTTGCCAATTGCCAAGCTTTCCCCATGCCCAAGCTAGATTAGCTTGTATCCAAACCTCTTGGGGAGCTAAGTCTACTGCTTTTTGCAACTGTTTTACTGCTGTTGACCAATTTGATTTACGGCAGTTGACTAGTCCTAAAACCCCATAGCTCCTGCCATCATTTGGTTGTAGTCGAATCGCTGTTTGTGCTGCCACCTCAGCCTGAGCATCATTGAGATGGATCTGAACTAGGGCTAGTTCAACCGCAGCTTCACCATGGTTTGGCTGATTAGTTAGACATTTTTGATAAGCTTGAACCGCCTCTGCTAACTTTCCTTGCTTAAGTAATCCCCACGCTTTCCTTTGACTGGGAGAAACAAACTTGCCTTTGAGGGCATCAATCAGTTCCTCGGCTGTCTGAAATCGCTCCTCTACCTTCATTCTCATTCCAGTTAAGATTACCTGCTCAGTTTGGGCTGTAATCTGAGGAGCTAACTGTCGTGCTGGAATTAACGTTTCTGATCCAGCCCTTTCCGTAGCTTGAGCTGGTAATTGACCAGTGAGTAATTCATACATTGAAGCACATAGAGCATATATATCCGTAGCTGGCCAACGCTTACTCCGGTAACTGTATTGCTCAAGAGGAGCGTATCCTGGTGATAATGTTGCACTCATTTCACGGGTTTGACCGGCGATGAATTCTTTAGTAGCACCGAAATCAATCAATACGGCTCGATCTTGGTGATCAATTAGAATATTATCAGGTTTAATATCTCTATGTAATAGTTGATTAGAGTGAACAACTGTTAAGGCTTCTGCTACTTGGATAAAATAACCCTTGAGCTTCTCTTCCGAAAGAACACCTTCTTCTTGTAAGATTTTAGATAAGGACTTTCCAGAGATAAACTCCATGACTAAATAGGCAGTATTATTCTCCTCAAACCAATCATAAACCTGAGCAATATTAGGGTGGTAGCATTTTTGTAAGTAACTGGCTTCTAACTGAAATTTGTGGAGTTGTCGTTGTCGGTCAATCGGAGCAATAGAAGGGGGCCAAGTAATGGTTTTACCCATCCTAGCTGCTTTTTCTGGCCAGAGTTCTTTGATGGCAACCTTGGCAGAGTTAGGTAGGTAAATTCCTTGGTAGGTAATGCCAAATCCCCCTTCTCCCAGGACTTTTTCTATCCGATAATGACTCTGCCTCAGGAGTGTGCCAGCAGGCAAATGGTAGGCTGATGAACTAACAGTCTCTTCAAAATCAAGAGCCGCACCACAACTAGTGCAGTAGTTGTTACTGCCAGTATTAATATGACCGCATACTATACAGGTAATAGACATTGTAGGTTTCTACAA from Moorena sp. SIOASIH encodes the following:
- a CDS encoding NAD-dependent epimerase/dehydratase family protein: MAINIVTGAAGFVGSHLVETLLNQGDRVIGIDQFNDYYDPKLKRRNIQNFKEHPAFELIESDIQTLDWRPLLTDVEVVYHQAAQAGVRASWGDGFRDYTERNINATQIILEAAKDAKHLTRLVYASSSSVYGNAEALPTSETILPQPVSPYGVTKLAAEHLCLLYYHNFGVPVTALRYFTVYGPRQRPDMAFHKFLKAILTDEPISIYGDGKQTRDFTFIKDIIAANLAAGTTPAAVGEVFNVGGGSRVVLADVLDTIEEIVGHPIKKNYIEKAKGDARHTAADITKAKTLLSYQPQVSLSEGLAQEWEWIQNLYACV
- a CDS encoding NADH-quinone oxidoreductase subunit J, with the translated sequence MNLAEGVQLISVAILSVIMIGAALGVVLLSNIVYSAFLLAGVFIGISGLYILLNADFVAAAQILIYVGAVNVLILFAIMLVNKREDFKPMTKRWVRTGSTAIVCIGLFALLSTMVLATPWSVETDPAMVVTNTAVEIGKHFFSDFLLPFELASVLLLMAMVGAIIIARRDYIPEELVSRDQEIATALTLPERPRELASVPGDSK
- the purD gene encoding phosphoribosylamine--glycine ligase — translated: MKILVIGNGGREYALAWKLLQSQSIQQVICVPGNGGTATLRGCQNLLLNVQDFEAIAEFALVNDISLVVVGPELPLSLGITDYLQSKDIPVFGPTQEGAQIESSKSWAKDLMQSAGVPTPSFAVFTEPEPALAYVKTQVAPIVVKADGLAAGKGVTVAATIDEAETAVESLFENGFETVVIEECVTGQEVSVLAVTDGLTVRPLVPAQDHKRIGEGDTGPNTGGMGAYAPAPIVTPELSTRIEKEILNPTLEALKVRGIDYRGVLYAGLMITPEGNPTVLEFNCRFGDPETQAILPLLETPLDQVLLACTQQRLAELPTITWKQGAAACVIAASKGYPGAYEKGKVITGIQQAEQHGAIVCSAGTTLKQEELVTSGGRVLGVTGTGETIAQALSVAYSAIDCIQFEGMYYRRDIGYRVLKDEG
- a CDS encoding bifunctional serine/threonine-protein kinase/formylglycine-generating enzyme family protein; this translates as MSLCINPECPQPGNPDTNLFCSSCGSELLLAGRYRVSRLLGEGGFGRIYEVTHKGIAKVLKILINDEPKAVELFEQEARVLTQLNHPGIPKGEENFTFFPRNHQTPLYCLVMEKISGLNLEEYQEKRGNRPIDEKLALDWLFQIVDILQAVHQENFFHRDIKPSNIILRPDGQLVLIDFGTARQVTDTYMFKQSAGNVTSMISPGYTPLEQIHGQAVPQSDFYALGRTFVYLLTGQEPSDLYDAGNDILMWRPHAPHISSELGDFLDSLMLRVYQRPKNTQVLWEKLEAINSELNPPRRSQKPDDSTVNRPQSSQAGGFGSLGIAVAGFFNQFQNSDPSPVEGVTLNSFDFDVVTLDKYGEIKKRRRHQAKYLTEDLGNGVGLDMVYIPGGRFLMGSPETEKGHSDDESPQHWVRVSPFFMGKFAVTQAQWRAVATLFQVYPSLNPQPSKFKGDTLPVEKVSWYEAMKFCAILSRLTGRNYRLPSEAEWEYACRAGTSTPFNFGETITTDVANYDGSCTYSSEPKGVYREQTTRVGSFGVANSFGLYDMHGNVWEWCADHWYPNYLSSPVDGSAWLSSINEYDHHSRLLRGGSWDIIPGICRSACRFSYIPADNTEVNIGFRVVCDVSMP
- the ndhI gene encoding NAD(P)H-quinone oxidoreductase subunit I, which produces MKFLKQVGDYAKETVQAARYIGQGISVTFDHMQRRPITVQYPYEKLIPSERYRGRIHFEFDKCIACEVCVRVCPINLPVVDYEFDKATKKKNLKHYSIDFGVCIFCANCIEYCPTNCLSATEEYEISTYDRHELNYDNVALGRLPYKVTQDPMVTPLRELAYLPKGVMDPHDLPAGSQRAGMRPEEILKQMESKEEDVKS
- the nuoH gene encoding NADH-quinone oxidoreductase subunit NuoH — encoded protein: MNQGIDLQSRFIQSLSDLGIPAGAAKAIWMPLPLFLMITVATVGVLVVVWLERKISAAAQQRIGPEYAGPLGVLQPVADGIKLVFKEDVIPAKSDSLLFTLGPILVVLPVFISYLIVPFGQNLVITNVGTGIFLWIALSSIQPIGLLMSGYASNNKYSLLGGLRAAAQSISYEIPLALAVLAVVMMSNSLSTIDIVDQQSGYGILGWNVWRQPVGFLIFWISALAECERLPFDLPEAEEELVAGYQTEYAGMKFGLFYVGSYVNLVLSALLVAVLYLGGWEFPIPLDKLAGWLGVSETSSWLQVITASLGITMTLLKAYFLIFTAILLRWTLPRVRIDQLLNLGWKFLLPVALVNLLLTAALKLAFPIAFGG
- a CDS encoding serine/threonine-protein kinase, encoding MSITCIVCGHINTGSNNYCTSCGAALDFEETVSSSAYHLPAGTLLRQSHYRIEKVLGEGGFGITYQGIYLPNSAKVAIKELWPEKAARMGKTITWPPSIAPIDRQRQLHKFQLEASYLQKCYHPNIAQVYDWFEENNTAYLVMEFISGKSLSKILQEEGVLSEEKLKGYFIQVAEALTVVHSNQLLHRDIKPDNILIDHQDRAVLIDFGATKEFIAGQTREMSATLSPGYAPLEQYSYRSKRWPATDIYALCASMYELLTGQLPAQATERAGSETLIPARQLAPQITAQTEQVILTGMRMKVEERFQTAEELIDALKGKFVSPSQRKAWGLLKQGKLAEAVQAYQKCLTNQPNHGEAAVELALVQIHLNDAQAEVAAQTAIRLQPNDGRSYGVLGLVNCRKSNWSTAVKQLQKAVDLAPQEVWIQANLAWAWGKLGNWQQAESAVSKALQIDSNCTFALGLQAWINVNQQQWKRAIRTATQALFKSKQAQSRESQQLQQWIYPYLIIALEKAVVTRQSRDVERRIIEFTTQVPDSAVAWGLKGWKQAVQGLWPEALANFEQASQKADVPSWVSLNQGITQEHLQNYQGAIQTYQAYIQKFPSDAFALFRLGTLLGKVGQWAQARSHLEKAVQLKPDYAEAYHNLGWVLQKIRTVDGQVENFRPLLSAYRQASEFYMQQYQSELAGAIRQAFHIAGVEL
- the nuoK gene encoding NADH-quinone oxidoreductase subunit NuoK — encoded protein: MELQLQYFLLLAAALFCIGIYGLVTSRNAVRVLMSIELMLNAVNLNLMGFSNFLDSAGIKGQVFTVFVITVAAAEAAVGLAIVLSIYRNRDTVDMEQFNLLKW